In a genomic window of Wyeomyia smithii strain HCP4-BCI-WySm-NY-G18 chromosome 1, ASM2978416v1, whole genome shotgun sequence:
- the LOC129717765 gene encoding zinc finger protein 596-like → MDNLDDCENKESIHSLIKKEDGYFHESYWELPIEATEELEIKDEHNSCVDTISVTPTDEPCDKMFDAAIALSGHKSRCTGKPENACEICGKHFENKQLLNTHEKVHEREHYNYETCNRVFFAEAGVTNQDEDTEVYHTVKLSICEICGMEFNTKYDLEKHLALHQKPVIPSSSVACKASVSSVQDSGDSCVPLSSKTIRRPYVCNVCGKCLDAPCSLKRHAVKHSDVKPHECNICSKRFAHVYYLRKHMRLHIAERKFSCDICGKSYYAPCDLQRHYDVHTGKRSHVCTICCKAFFRSDQLKTHMQTNHTEKLCRCRTCGMEFNTKYDRKMHILGIHSVQPETSDPLEPT, encoded by the coding sequence ATGGATAACCTGGATGATTGTGAGAATAAAGAATCTATCCATTCACTTATTAAGAAGGAGGATGGCTATTTCCATGAAAGCTATTGGGAGTTACCAATAGAGGCAACTGAAGAGCTCGAGATAAAAGATGAACACAATAGTTGTGTTGACACTATTTCTGTTACACCAACCGATGAACCCTGTGATAAAATGTTCGATGCGGCGATAGCCCTTAGTGGGCATAAAAGCAGATGTACAGGAAAACCTGAAAATGCGTGCGAAATCTGCGgtaaacattttgaaaataaacagcTTCTAAATACTCATGAGAAAGTACATGAAAGAGAGCACTATAATTATGAAACCTGCAACCGGGTTTTCTTCGCCGAAGCAGGTGTAACAAATCAGGATGAAGATACGGAAGTCTACCACACTGTAAAACTTTCCATATGTGAGATATGTGGTATGGAATTTAACACGAAGTATGATTTAGAAAAGCATCTCGCGTTGCACCAAAAACCAGTCATCCCGTCCTCTTCTGTCGCGTGTAAAGCTTCTGTTAGTAGTGTTCAGGATTCTGGCGATTCTTGTGTGCCACTCAGTTCCAAAACCATTCGACGGCCGTATGTTTGCAATGTTTGTGGTAAATGTCTCGATGCACCATGCAGTCTGAAGCGTCATGCTGTTAAGCATTCCGACGTGAAACCTCACGAGTGCAATATATGCTCTAAACGGTTTGCTCATGTATATTATTTGCGTAAACACATGCGCCTGCATATTGCCGAAAGGAAATTTAGTTGCGATATTTGCGGTAAGAGCTATTATGCTCCATGCGACCTGCAGAGACATTATGACGTGCATACTGGCAAAAGGTCGCACGTATGTACGATATGCTGTAAGGCATTTTTTAGAAGTGACCAACTGAAAACGCACATGCAAACCAACCACACGGAAAAACTATGCAGGTGTAGGACTTGTGGCATGGAATTCAATACTAAGTATGATCGAAAAATGCATATATTAGGTATTCATAGCGTCCAACCCGAAACTTCTGACCCTTTGGAGCCAACTTAA
- the LOC129717767 gene encoding zinc finger protein 596-like, giving the protein MQTHTNQKKTHDCGLCKESFSTPSRLKRHLAFHARKAEKKQAIVSSSGACTATVNVHDPESIQRPFVCVVCGKGFSAPSMLKRHGLVHSDEKSHECSICSKRFADIHNLQEHMRVHTEEEKFCKCDVCGKSFYTPSDLKRHYSVHTGKKPHVCTICSKAFLKCYELKRHMKAFQTDKLCVSPGTGEASVGVHDTGDTLVPLIPKTFQRPNVCDVCGKDFMAPSQLKRHAVMHLKVGLVTKG; this is encoded by the exons ATGCAAACCCACACCAATCAGAAAAAGACCCACGACTGTGGGTTATGTAAAGAATCGTTTTCAACTCCGTCACGTTTAAAAAGGCATCTCGCGTTCCACGCACGCAAAGCAGAGAAAAAACAAGCCATCGTGTCCTCTTCTGGGGCGTGTACAGCTACTGTTAATGTTCACGATCCTGAATCCATTCAGCGGCCGTTTGTTTGCGTTGTTTGTGGGAAGGGATTCAGTGCACCCAGCATGCTGAAGCGTCACGGTCTCGTGCACTCCGACGAGAAATCTCACGAGTGCAGTATATGCTCTAAACGATTCGCTGATATTCATAATTTGCAGGAACACATGCGCGTGCATACAGAGGAAGAAAAATTTTGTAAGTGTGATGTTTGCGGTAAGAGCTTCTATACACCAAGTGACCTGAAGAGACATTATAGCGTGCATACTGGCAAAAAGCCGCACGTATGCACGATATGTTCTAAGGCATTTCTCAAATGTTACGAACTGAAAAGGCACATGAAAGCGTTTCAAACTGACAAACTATGTGTAT CTCCTGGGACGGGTGAAGCTTCTGTTGGTGTTCACGATACTGGCGACACTTTGGTGCCACTCATTCCTAAAACCTTTCAGCGGCCGAATGTTTGTGATGTTTGCGGGAAAGATTTCATGGCACCAAGCCAGCTGAAACGTCATGCTGTTATGCATCTCAAAGTGGGGttagtaacgaaaggctga